Genomic segment of Methanolobus mangrovi:
TAGAACTTGTGTTATATTGTGCAACTTATACTTGCATATGTGCAATACATCATTCACAACTGTTAATAAATTTCATTTAATGTATATACAATATTAGGATGTGGTCAATTGAATTTAAAAAACATTACTATTAATCGGAAGATCATCGCATTCGCTTTGATACTTACAATCTTGCCTGTGACAGCCGTTGGGCTTTTTGCATACGATCAAACTGCAACTGCAATAAGAGATCAACTTCATGAAAGACTTGACGAACAGGTATTCATGGAAAAGCAGTATATAGATGCTGTATTTTCGGTTGCCCAGGAAAGTCTGATAGCCAATATGGGAGTTGCAGAAGATTCTTTCTATTCACATGGAAATGCAAAACTCTCTGATGGAAAGATAGTACTTGGAGATGATTATGTTGTTAATAGCGACAATGGAATCGTCGATAATGTCCAGAAGCAAATTGGCGGTGAGGTAACGATCTTCCAGGTCAATGATGGTTCTGCAAGCAGAATAGCAACAACCACCCGTAATTCAGATGGAAGCCGTGCATTGGGAACACGGGTGTCTGATGAAGTTTATAATACAGTGGTTATCAAGGGTCAGACATACAGTGGAAGAGCTGATGTTCTTGGCAGTTATTACGTAACAAATTACGAAGCTATCAAAGATGCAAGTGGAAAGACCATTGGTATCCTTTCAATTGCTTCACCTGAAGAACATTACAGGCAGATTATCAAGGAACAGATGTCTACAATTACTTTCGGTGAAACCGGATATATGTATGTAATGGACTCTACTGGTGATGTTATTATTCACCCGAGCATAGAAGGAGATAATATTATCAGCAACGATTTTGCAAAAACAATGGCTGCTGAAAAAGACGGTGAGCTTGTTTATAACTGGCAGGGACGCGATAAGGCAATAAGTTACACTTACTATGAAGACAAGGACTGGATCATTGCATCAGGTACTTACATCGATGAATTCGAGGCTCCTGTAAGGGCAATCAGAAATGGTCTGGTAGCAGCCGTTCTTGTATTCGTTGTTCTTGGTTCCGCTGCAGCATTCCTTATCAGTAGGTCAATTTCAGGTGGAGTTGAGAAGATCGTTTCAGACTTCAAGAAAATATCAGATGATGCTCTTGAAGGCAAGATCAACACCCGGGCTGAAACAGATGTTGATATTGATTTCCTTGCGATTCCAAGTGGTCTTAATGATATCCTTAACACACTGACAAATGTCATCAATGTGGTCAGTAAGAGCGCGAACAATGTTGCTTCAACAGCAGAAGAAATGTCCGCATCCGTTGAAGAAATGACTGCTGCATCCACACAAATATCCACAACAGTTGGTGAGATAGCTAAGGGTTCACAGGAACAGTCTTCCAGGTCAGAGGATGTTGCAAAGACAATGAATGACATGACCATTGGTGTGCAGGATATTGCAAGCAATGCTCAGCAGGCAGCTGAAGCAGCTATTGCTGCAAAAGAGTTCATATCAGATGTAGGAAGGCAATCCCAGGATATGCTTGTGCAAATGGATGCTATCCAGGGTGCTACAAATGAGTCTGCAACTGTCATCAAAGAGCTTGAAGGCAAGTCTAATCAGATCGGAGAGATCGTCGAGCTTATTACCAGTATTGCAGATCAGACCAACCTGCTTGCACTTAATGCAGCAATTGAGGCTGCAAGGGCAGGAGAGCACGGTCGTGGATTTGCTGTAGTAGCTGATGAGGTCCGAAAGCTTGCTGAGAATTCAGGAAATGCAGCAGCCCAGATATCACACCTGATCACTGAGATCAAGGATGGAACACATGCAGCGGTCACATCTATGGAATCCGGTACAAGGACTGTTACAGAAGGTGTCAGTGCACTTTCAGTTACTGTAGAGGCTGTACAGGGAATAGTGGAACAGAGTAACAGGGTTGCCCTTATGGCAGAGAACATTGCAGCTGCAGCACAGGAACAGTCTGCATCCATTCAGGAGATTACTGCGACCATTGATGAAGTGGCCTCTATCTCACAGGAAACGGCATCAGGTACAGAGCAGACCTCTGCGGCTGTGGAGCAGCAGAACGCATCTATGATGGAGCTTGCAAAGAGTTCACAGGAACTTGCAGAGATGGCTACTGAGATGCAGGAAATAGTTGCAAAATACATAACTGAGTAAATGAGAGGGGTATACTCCTCTTTACTTTTTTTTCAGTGATCAGGCCACTATTCCTTTTTTATTTTCATATTTTCTTTTTTTGTATTTGTTACTCGTCAAATATAAGTATTTGAAATGAAAAATTCTCTATTTGAGAGTATAATAATGATGAGTGTAGCCGGGTTGTGGAGAATTCTACCGGAAAGTTGAAAAATGATATGGATAAGTTGGGTACCAGAGTGATAACATGTCAGGATCAGATCTAGATAGTAAAAAAGTGTTAATGGTTGTCGCACAAGATGGTTTCAGGGATGAAGAGTTCTTTGAACCCCTTGATATGTTCGAGGATGCAGGAATAACTATCACTATTGCAAGTAAGACAACAGATGAAGCAACTGGAGCACTTGGTGGAAGTGTAAAACCTGATGTTCCTATAGATAAAGTGATTATTTCAGAGTATGATGGAATTGTCATTGCAGGAGGGCCGGGTTCAAGAAAACTATTGTGGCCGGACAAGAAGCTGCAGAAGCTGGTTGCAGATGCCTTTGAACAGGAGAAGGTTGTGGCTGCTATATGCGTATCCCCTGTGATACTTGCAAGAGCCGGGATACTTGAAGGTAAAAGGGCTACTGTTTTCAAAGACTCTGAATCTATCAAAGAGCTTGAAAAAGGCAAAGCAATTTATGAGGATGCAGATGTCATCGTAACGGAGAATATAGTTACTGCACGTGACCCTGCAAGTGCTGAGGCCTTTGGAGAAGCTGTTCTTGAAGCTCTTGAGAAATGGTAAAGCCGGATATCCGGCTTAATTTTTCATCTTTTTTTTTGACTTTTTCTTAATTCGTTTTGTGCTTTAGACTAGGGCTTGATGTTCATGAGGTCTTTAGCAATGGTGACGTTGCCAGCAAAGTATTTCCTTATGTGGTCCACAGCCTCTCTCTCATGTCCCTGCATGTGTGGATAGAGGTGTGTCAGGTAGAGTTCCTTTACGTTGAGAGGAGCCTCATCCAGCATGAGGGTGAACATGTCAGGAGTGGTATGATTGGTCATGGGGAAGCCCAGCGGGAATGAGCATTCGTGTATGAGTATATCTGCACCCTCTGCCAGCTCCATTACTTCCTCACATGGCTCGGTGTCTCCTGTGTAAACAACGCTTTTGCCTTCGCTCTCAATGCGATATGCCAGTGAGTTGTCCGTATGAACGGTCTTAGCACACCTGATGCTGCAATTCGCATCCTGTCCGTCCGCACCCACCGGCCTGAATTCATCCCCTGGCGAGAGTTCCGTGATATCCACGGTGAACCTGTCTTTTAGATACTCATAGACTTCCAGTGTCTTCTCAAACCATTCACGGGTGCCCTGAGGCCCGTATAGCCGCATCTGTGTCTTGCCTACAAGCCAGTTGGCCTTGAACAGGGCAAGTACATCCCCCACATGGTCCAGATGCAAATGCGTGAGCACGATGCCATTAATATCCTTATGTTCGTGCCTGCTCTCCTGTATTCTACCAAGAACACCGCACCCGCAGTCAAAAAGCAAGGTCGTGCCCTCTATATCTATGAGCACACCAGACTGTACCCTGCCAGCCTGAGGTATGCCAACTCCTGTGCCAAGAAACGTAATTTCCATACCTGCTATAATAAGGCTTAAGTAACTTAACTTTTATTAAAGGGATGTTCGAAACCGTATGGCTGGCACTTAGATACTAATTCTCACTGCGAGGGTCGCCCAGCTAGGTCAAAGGCGCTGGACTTAAGATCCAGTATCGAAGGATTTCGAGGGTTCGAATCCCTCCCCTCGCACTTTATTTTCGGGATATAGTTAACACTAAAAAACGGAACTTTTGTGAAAAATTCATAGTTGGGACTATTTTCACAGTATATTTAGAAATAGAATTAAAGATACTTGCCAAAAGATTAAGTACTGTGAATACTAACTAACATTGGTTAAAAAATAATGCTTTTAAGTAATTATATAAACATCGTTTATGATAAACTAACGTTTTTAGATAGTATTTTGAGTTTAATTAAAGAAACAATCATTTCATACAATCTCAAATTTATTGATGAAATGCCTCATTTATTAACAATATTTAATACTGCTCTTCCATTGATAATTGCTCTTCTTACTTCATTTGGAATCTATGTTTATTATAACAAAAACAAATATGCTCTTTCTTATAAGTTAGAAAAACCTCATGAAATAGACGCATCACCAAAATCAGTAAATAATGTAATCGAAAATTGGGTTTCTTTCTCCAAATTATTAAAATACACATGTGGTTTTTCCTTTTTGTTGTGGGTATTTTGGTCAATTTTACTAATATTTGTGTATCTAATATTTGGTTATGTTGGAGTTAAAGTAGGCATAGCGATTATTCTTTCGCTGCACATATTCGTCATTTCAAAGTTATATTCAGTAATGTACAAAATCCAAATAGAAGAGGGAAGAAATAACTACGGATATATTTCAATTTATACATTATTCGTGTCTATTACCAGACTATTAATTTATGTATTTTTAAATTTATACAATGTACATAAGAAGTCTTTTTTCTCAACCGTTTCATCAATACTGGATAAGCTTTCCATTGAAGGCAATGTGAGATATATTTTCTATGCTGTTTCTTTAGTTTTTAGACTATTAATACTACCAATTGTTTTGATTCGCGTTTTAGTGCGCTCATTTGTATTTATATTAATTTATTTAGCAATACCAGCTTCTCTAATATTAAATAGTCTTGAATTTTTTATTCTATATGAATCATTACTTTTGGTTTATTTTGTTGTAAAATGTATGCCTTTATACCAAAATGTAAGAACAATGTCAAGAGATCCCTTATTTGTAAATATAGAAATGATTAATGGAGAAACAATAAGTCATTTATTATTGTATCAAACTACTCTTTCAGATTATAGATTTAAAAGTTATATTACACAAAAAGAATTCATTGTTCCCCACTGTAATATTAAAAAAATATGTGAAGACTATGGGTTTGAATTAAGACAATTAGATAACTTAATTGAACAGAAGCATTTTCTTATATCCGATTTCAATAATTTAAAGTATCAGCAA
This window contains:
- a CDS encoding methyl-accepting chemotaxis protein translates to MILTILPVTAVGLFAYDQTATAIRDQLHERLDEQVFMEKQYIDAVFSVAQESLIANMGVAEDSFYSHGNAKLSDGKIVLGDDYVVNSDNGIVDNVQKQIGGEVTIFQVNDGSASRIATTTRNSDGSRALGTRVSDEVYNTVVIKGQTYSGRADVLGSYYVTNYEAIKDASGKTIGILSIASPEEHYRQIIKEQMSTITFGETGYMYVMDSTGDVIIHPSIEGDNIISNDFAKTMAAEKDGELVYNWQGRDKAISYTYYEDKDWIIASGTYIDEFEAPVRAIRNGLVAAVLVFVVLGSAAAFLISRSISGGVEKIVSDFKKISDDALEGKINTRAETDVDIDFLAIPSGLNDILNTLTNVINVVSKSANNVASTAEEMSASVEEMTAASTQISTTVGEIAKGSQEQSSRSEDVAKTMNDMTIGVQDIASNAQQAAEAAIAAKEFISDVGRQSQDMLVQMDAIQGATNESATVIKELEGKSNQIGEIVELITSIADQTNLLALNAAIEAARAGEHGRGFAVVADEVRKLAENSGNAAAQISHLITEIKDGTHAAVTSMESGTRTVTEGVSALSVTVEAVQGIVEQSNRVALMAENIAAAAQEQSASIQEITATIDEVASISQETASGTEQTSAAVEQQNASMMELAKSSQELAEMATEMQEIVAKYITE
- a CDS encoding DJ-1/PfpI family protein → MSGSDLDSKKVLMVVAQDGFRDEEFFEPLDMFEDAGITITIASKTTDEATGALGGSVKPDVPIDKVIISEYDGIVIAGGPGSRKLLWPDKKLQKLVADAFEQEKVVAAICVSPVILARAGILEGKRATVFKDSESIKELEKGKAIYEDADVIVTENIVTARDPASAEAFGEAVLEALEKW
- a CDS encoding MBL fold metallo-hydrolase translates to MEITFLGTGVGIPQAGRVQSGVLIDIEGTTLLFDCGCGVLGRIQESRHEHKDINGIVLTHLHLDHVGDVLALFKANWLVGKTQMRLYGPQGTREWFEKTLEVYEYLKDRFTVDITELSPGDEFRPVGADGQDANCSIRCAKTVHTDNSLAYRIESEGKSVVYTGDTEPCEEVMELAEGADILIHECSFPLGFPMTNHTTPDMFTLMLDEAPLNVKELYLTHLYPHMQGHEREAVDHIRKYFAGNVTIAKDLMNIKP